A stretch of Astyanax mexicanus isolate ESR-SI-001 chromosome 21, AstMex3_surface, whole genome shotgun sequence DNA encodes these proteins:
- the LOC125785764 gene encoding complement C3-like, producing MQLDLLWITAALLASGPVLTLCVPLNVMSAPNLLRVGTTENVFVEAQDYTGGDIPVRVVVKNHPRKNIELASKQVLLSANNNFQELVDIKVSTAKPGTC from the exons ATGCAGCTGGACCTGCTGTGGATCACTGCTGCTCTTCTGGCCTCTGGACCAGTTCTAACACTATGTGTACCACT CAACGTGATGTCCGCCCCCAACTTGCTGAGGGTGGGCACCACTGAGAACGTGTTTGTTGAGGCTCAGGACTACACTGGAGGAGATATCCCAGTCAGGGTGGTGGTGAAGAACCATCCGCGGAAGAACATCGAGCTGGCATCTAAACAGGTCCTCCTCAGCGCCAATAACAACTTCCAGGAGCTGGTGGACATCAAGGTCAGTACTGCCAAACCTGGGACCTGCTGA